The following are encoded together in the Vigna angularis cultivar LongXiaoDou No.4 chromosome 9, ASM1680809v1, whole genome shotgun sequence genome:
- the LOC108346311 gene encoding patellin-6, which produces MMDTASSPLSLQSQKTSFQDLPEASPKPYKKGFVATLMGGASTNPSFKEDNYFVSLLRSSEKKALQELKEKLKASFEDSPSDASMWGIPLLGGDDKADVILLKFLRARDFRVGDALHMLVKCLAWRKEFGADTILEEDLGFKELEGVIAYMQGYDKEGHPVCYNAYGMFKDKEMYERVFGDEEKLKKFLRWRVQVLERGIKVLHFKPGGVNSLIQVTDLKDMPKRELRVASNQILSLFQDNYPEMVARKIFINVPWYFSMLYSMFSPFLTQRTKSKFVISKEGNAAETLYKFIRPEDIPVQYGGLKRPSDLPNGPPKPASEFTIKGGEKVNIQIEGIEAGATITWDIVVGGWDLEYSAEFVPNAEGSYTIAVEKPRKMGASEEAIHNSFTSKESGKMVLSVDNTASRRKKVAAYRYVVRKSSTI; this is translated from the exons ATGATGGACACCGCTTCATCTCCTTTGTCCCTCCAAAGCCAAAAGACAAGCTTCCAGGACCTTCCAGAAGCTTCCCCCAAGCCTTACAAGAAGGGCTTTGTGGCCACCCTAATGGGAGGAGCCTCCACTAATCCTTCCTTCAAAGAAGACAACTACTTCGTCTCCCTCCTCAGGTCCTCAGAGAAGAAAGCCCTTCAGGAGCTGAAGGAGAAGCTCAAAGCTTCCTTTGAAGACTCTCCCTCTGATGCCTCCATGTGGGGCATTCCCCTCCTTGGAGGGGATGACAAAGCTGATGTTATTCTGCTGAAGTTTCTTAGAGCAAGGGACTTCAGGGTTGGTGATGCCCTACACATGCTTGTAAAGTGTCTTGCTTGGAGGAAGGAGTTTGGTGCTGACACCATTTTGGAAGAGGATTTGGGGTTCAAGGAGCTTGAAGGAGTGATAGCGTATATGCAAGGGTATGACAAAGAGGGGCACCCTGTGTGCTACAATGCTTATGGGATGTTTAAGGACAAGGAAATGTATGAGAGGGTATTTGGTGATGAGGAGAAGCTGAAAAAGTTCCTCAGGTGGAGGGTTCAAGTCCTCGAGAGAGGCATCAAGGTTCTTCATTTCAAGCCTGGTGGAGTCAATTCTCTCATCCAGGTCACAGACCTCAAGGACATGCCGAAGAGAGAGCTGAGGGTGGCTTCCAACCAGATCCTCTCCTTGTTCCAAGACAACTACCCGGAAATGGTGGCTCGCAAG ATTTTCATCAACGTGCCATGGTACTTCAGCATGTTGTATTCAATGTTCAGTCCGTTTCTGACTCAGAGAACCAAGAGCAAGTTTGTGATCTCTAAGGAAGGAAATGCTGCCGAGACACTTTACAA ATTTATTAGGCCTGAGGATATTCCTGTTCAGTATGGAGGACTGAAACGGCCCAGTGATTTGCCGAATGGTCCCCCAAAACCTGCATCTGAGTTCACAATCAAAGGAGGAGAGAAAGTGAACATACAGATTGAAGGAATTGAG GCTGGTGCAACAATCACATGGGACATTGTAGTGGGAGGGTGGGACTTGGAATACAGTGCTGAATTTGTGCCAAATGCTGAAGGAAGCTACACCATAGCAGTTGAAAAGCCAAGGAAGATGGGAGCCTCGGAAGAAGCAATCCACAACTCATTCACATCAAAAGAATCTGGAAAGATGGTACTCTCAGTTGATAACACTGCCTCAAGGAGGAAAAAGGTTGCTGCTTATCGCTATGTTGTCCGCAAAAGCAGCACCATTTAA